One genomic region from Magnetococcales bacterium encodes:
- a CDS encoding 3-deoxy-D-manno-octulosonic acid transferase — protein sequence MVRHALYQLLLHLLLLLGLPWWLSRYVASGRYAGTWGMRFGWLPEAVWQAARNREVIWVHAVSVGEAMAARALVEGLRQAYPEACLLMTTVTPTGQRIVREKITGVDAAFFLPLDLFWVVGRVVDRLHPRLVVVMETEFWPGLYHALKQRGIPLMVVNGRLSERSTRGYRRVRGFMKAVLSAVTRFAVQTDRDREGLLSLGVEPDRITVTGNIKYDQAMKRPDAAEMAGLTERLGPRPPGLIWMAASTHPGEEASVARVYLRLRREWPALRLILAPRHPERVGEVEALFSALGVEGVQRLSMATGGWEGPVLLVDQVGWLTRLYSWADGVFVGGSLVNKGGQNMLEPAAWSIAPLFGPHTGNFREVVEALLRGEGGFRVADEEALWRMSRELLADEPRRQRDGAAARRVVEANQGALQRTLDCLRRSLERP from the coding sequence ATGGTCCGCCACGCCCTCTATCAGCTTCTTCTGCATCTGCTGCTGTTGCTCGGATTGCCGTGGTGGTTGAGCCGCTACGTGGCCTCCGGTCGCTATGCCGGCACCTGGGGCATGCGCTTCGGTTGGCTGCCGGAAGCGGTGTGGCAGGCGGCGCGAAATCGGGAGGTCATCTGGGTGCATGCAGTCTCCGTGGGGGAGGCCATGGCGGCGCGCGCCCTGGTGGAAGGCCTGCGGCAGGCTTATCCCGAGGCCTGTCTGCTGATGACCACGGTGACACCGACGGGACAACGCATTGTGCGAGAGAAGATCACCGGGGTCGATGCGGCCTTTTTTTTGCCGCTGGACCTCTTCTGGGTGGTGGGACGGGTGGTGGACCGGCTGCATCCCCGACTGGTGGTGGTGATGGAGACGGAGTTCTGGCCGGGCCTCTACCACGCTTTGAAGCAGCGGGGCATTCCCCTGATGGTGGTCAACGGACGGCTGTCGGAGCGTTCCACGCGGGGCTATCGGCGGGTTCGCGGTTTCATGAAGGCGGTGTTGTCCGCCGTCACCCGTTTTGCGGTGCAAACGGATCGGGACCGGGAAGGGCTGCTCTCCCTGGGGGTGGAGCCGGACCGCATCACCGTGACGGGCAATATCAAATACGATCAGGCCATGAAACGACCCGACGCGGCGGAGATGGCCGGTTTGACGGAGCGCCTGGGGCCGCGCCCGCCAGGGTTGATCTGGATGGCGGCCAGCACCCATCCCGGCGAGGAGGCGTCGGTGGCGCGGGTTTACCTGCGTCTGCGACGGGAGTGGCCCGCGTTGCGTCTGATCCTGGCTCCGCGTCATCCGGAACGGGTGGGAGAGGTGGAGGCGCTGTTCTCGGCCCTCGGTGTGGAGGGGGTGCAGCGCCTGTCCATGGCGACGGGAGGCTGGGAGGGTCCGGTGTTGCTGGTGGATCAGGTGGGTTGGCTGACCCGGCTTTACAGTTGGGCCGACGGCGTTTTCGTGGGTGGCAGTCTGGTGAACAAGGGGGGGCAGAACATGTTGGAGCCGGCGGCCTGGTCCATTGCGCCGCTGTTCGGCCCTCACACCGGTAACTTCCGCGAAGTGGTGGAAGCCCTGCTGCGCGGAGAGGGCGGCTTCCGGGTGGCGGACGAGGAGGCGTTGTGGCGCATGAGTCGGGAGTTGCTGGCGGACGAACCCCGCAGACAACGGGACGGCGCGGCGGCGCGACGGGTGGTGGAAGCCAATCAGGGGGCTTTGCAGCGTACCCTGGATTGCCTGCGTCGGAGTCTGGAGCGACCATGA
- the lpxK gene encoding tetraacyldisaccharide 4'-kinase, producing MSLRETILPRLDGSREWPRGPAGWLWQMLRGLAAPYGGTMRLRAEAYRRGLLSAWQAPCPVVSVGNLTTGGTGKTPLTLWMASHLQEVGYRVAVVSRGYGQTSREAVTLVADGEQVLERPPRAADEAVLLARRLPGVVVATGPERRAVIEALWRRFAPDVVILDDAFQHLRVRRDLDVVLLDGRRPFGNGRLLPAGLLREPPTALSRASLVCLTRLAEGVEVTSWKEKLLQLGYAGEVVATAHRPAGWQPLQGGACWPLEALRGRRVMGFAGLADPTSFRESLPALGLDVAGFQAFADHHFWGDAELRQLRERAHSLGAAYLVCTEKDLVKLPADGWEIPVVALRIDVVFTSEARPLIDALRRTVG from the coding sequence ATGAGCCTGCGAGAGACGATCCTGCCCCGGCTGGACGGCAGCCGGGAGTGGCCTCGGGGTCCGGCAGGGTGGCTTTGGCAGATGCTGCGTGGTCTTGCCGCACCCTACGGCGGCACCATGCGGCTGCGGGCCGAAGCTTACCGGCGCGGTTTGTTATCCGCCTGGCAGGCCCCGTGTCCGGTGGTTTCCGTGGGCAATCTGACCACGGGGGGCACCGGCAAAACGCCGCTGACCCTGTGGATGGCCAGCCATCTTCAGGAGGTGGGTTACCGGGTGGCGGTGGTCAGTCGGGGGTACGGACAGACCAGTCGGGAGGCGGTGACTCTGGTTGCCGATGGGGAGCAGGTGTTGGAGAGGCCCCCCCGGGCGGCGGATGAAGCGGTGCTGTTGGCGCGCCGCCTGCCGGGGGTGGTGGTGGCCACCGGGCCGGAGCGACGCGCGGTGATCGAGGCGCTCTGGCGGCGTTTCGCTCCGGACGTGGTGATTCTGGACGACGCTTTTCAACATTTGCGGGTGCGTCGTGATCTGGATGTGGTTTTGTTGGATGGCCGCCGACCCTTCGGCAACGGCAGACTTCTGCCGGCAGGCCTGTTGCGGGAGCCTCCCACGGCCTTGTCACGCGCCTCTCTGGTTTGTCTGACCCGTCTGGCGGAGGGGGTGGAGGTCACTTCCTGGAAGGAGAAGCTGCTCCAGCTGGGCTATGCGGGCGAGGTGGTGGCCACGGCGCATCGGCCCGCCGGCTGGCAGCCGTTGCAAGGGGGGGCGTGCTGGCCGTTGGAGGCCCTGCGGGGCCGGCGTGTGATGGGCTTTGCCGGACTGGCCGATCCCACCTCCTTTCGGGAGTCTCTGCCCGCTTTGGGGCTTGACGTGGCCGGATTCCAGGCTTTTGCGGATCACCATTTCTGGGGCGATGCGGAGTTGAGGCAACTGCGGGAACGGGCGCACTCCCTGGGAGCCGCGTATCTGGTTTGTACCGAAAAGGATCTGGTCAAACTCCCTGCCGATGGCTGGGAGATCCCCGTGGTTGCCCTGCGCATCGATGTGGTTTTTACCTCGGAAGCGCGTCCCCTGATCGACGCTTTGCGACGCACCGTCGGCTGA
- the rfbB gene encoding dTDP-glucose 4,6-dehydratase — MSNVLVTGGAGFIGSNFIHYLLGEYPEVSVVNLDRLTYAASLENLKGLEESGRYRLVLGDVADRVGVEALFAAEGFDTVVHFAAESHVDRSITDPEAFVRTNVVGTWNLLEAARRHWRTATGWREGVRFCHVSTDEVYGSLGNDDPAFTEESPYRPNSPYSASKASSDHFVRSYFHTFGLPVVTTNCSNNFGPRQHAEKLIPTVLRHGLAGKPIPVYGNGRNVRDWLYVLDHCRALDQVMHRGQPGRVYNIGADNEWANLDLVERIGLLLDEEHPEGAPHRRLITFVTDRPGHDWRYAVNSSRLRAELGWRPRESFDEALRATIRWYMAKWADALPVSD, encoded by the coding sequence GTGAGCAACGTCTTGGTTACCGGCGGCGCCGGTTTTATCGGCAGTAATTTTATCCACTATTTATTGGGGGAATATCCCGAGGTCTCGGTGGTCAATCTGGATCGGTTGACCTATGCCGCTTCTCTGGAGAATCTCAAGGGTTTGGAGGAGAGTGGACGATACCGGCTGGTTCTGGGGGATGTGGCCGATCGGGTGGGGGTGGAGGCGCTCTTTGCCGCAGAGGGTTTCGACACGGTGGTCCACTTCGCGGCGGAAAGCCATGTGGACCGTTCGATCACCGATCCGGAGGCCTTCGTGCGCACCAACGTGGTGGGAACCTGGAATCTGCTGGAAGCGGCCCGCCGCCATTGGCGCACCGCGACCGGCTGGCGGGAGGGGGTGCGTTTCTGCCACGTCTCCACGGACGAGGTTTACGGTTCGTTGGGCAACGACGATCCCGCCTTCACCGAAGAGTCGCCCTACCGGCCCAACTCGCCCTATTCGGCCTCCAAGGCCTCTTCGGACCATTTCGTGCGCAGCTACTTTCACACCTTCGGCCTGCCGGTGGTGACGACCAACTGCTCCAATAATTTCGGACCCCGGCAGCATGCGGAGAAGCTGATTCCCACGGTGTTGCGCCACGGTCTGGCGGGCAAGCCCATTCCGGTTTACGGCAACGGGCGCAACGTGCGGGACTGGCTCTACGTTCTGGACCACTGCCGTGCCCTCGATCAGGTGATGCATCGGGGCCAGCCGGGCCGGGTCTACAACATCGGAGCCGACAACGAATGGGCCAACCTCGATCTGGTGGAACGCATCGGCCTGCTGCTGGACGAGGAACATCCCGAGGGGGCCCCGCATCGGCGGTTGATCACCTTCGTCACCGACCGTCCCGGCCATGACTGGCGGTACGCCGTCAACTCCTCCCGCCTGCGCGCCGAGTTGGGCTGGCGGCCTCGGGAGAGCTTCGACGAGGCGCTGCGGGCCACCATTCGCTGGTATATGGCCAAATGGGCGGACGCTTTGCCCGTTTCGGATTGA
- a CDS encoding metallophosphoesterase, which produces MIPPPPSRRTKRWLVQLKRLWNPERKPPLFNPAKESQLHDQGLRLLNKHLPVEIALGQPPKALHILQERRLCTNVPTGTLLIVDPLDHYTQMGGQLKVAPGESVHLGRFSALQQEIFSYSENVANQHLVLTNNRNHILIQDLTNTGTTVAALDEATTVEYLRRRELANLLEVRRIFGGPLGILPPREAFDTLEKAVHLLEQEAYRPPNSASQPGGLLLLPDHLTPVLVGDLHAQLDNLLKVLSQGTLLRDLKNNTAALVILGDAIHFESEMRLSEMGPSLLMTDLIARLKIQFPRNVFYLRGNHDSFSPELHKGGMPQGFLWERHVVAERGQAYRDLLERFYQKLPYVIQSRYFIASHAAPPLSRTPFEEIVDIVNHPTLMHELTWGRVIRPNNPVGYTKNEVKSFRKEMCISQELPFFVSHFPLSEDKTYWQDIMGIKNHHIVFSGKTHSCAIVTLTGGKMRPCILATEPLLDFLNALPG; this is translated from the coding sequence GTGATTCCCCCCCCCCCATCCCGACGCACCAAAAGGTGGCTGGTCCAGCTGAAGCGCCTGTGGAACCCGGAGCGCAAGCCTCCGCTTTTCAATCCCGCCAAAGAGTCCCAACTGCATGATCAGGGACTGCGCCTGCTGAACAAACATCTCCCGGTGGAAATCGCCCTGGGTCAGCCCCCCAAGGCGCTGCACATCCTGCAGGAGCGGCGCCTCTGTACCAACGTTCCCACCGGAACCCTGTTGATCGTCGACCCCCTGGACCATTACACCCAAATGGGGGGACAGCTCAAAGTCGCCCCCGGCGAATCGGTCCATCTGGGACGTTTCAGCGCCCTTCAGCAGGAGATCTTCTCCTATTCGGAGAATGTGGCCAATCAGCATCTGGTTCTGACCAACAACCGCAACCACATTCTGATTCAGGATCTCACCAACACCGGCACCACGGTGGCCGCACTCGACGAAGCCACCACGGTAGAGTACCTTCGCCGGCGCGAATTGGCCAATCTACTTGAGGTCCGCCGGATCTTCGGCGGCCCGTTGGGGATTCTACCCCCTCGGGAGGCCTTCGACACCCTGGAAAAGGCCGTTCACCTGCTGGAGCAGGAGGCTTACCGCCCCCCCAACAGCGCCAGTCAGCCGGGAGGGCTGCTGCTGCTGCCTGACCATCTCACTCCCGTTCTGGTGGGGGATCTGCATGCCCAGCTCGACAACCTCCTGAAGGTTCTCAGTCAGGGCACCCTGTTGCGGGATCTGAAGAACAATACCGCCGCACTGGTCATTCTGGGCGACGCCATCCATTTCGAAAGCGAAATGCGTTTGTCGGAGATGGGGCCGTCGCTGCTGATGACCGATCTGATCGCCCGACTCAAGATCCAGTTTCCCCGCAATGTCTTTTATTTACGCGGCAACCACGACTCCTTCTCCCCGGAACTGCACAAGGGTGGCATGCCCCAGGGTTTTCTCTGGGAGCGGCATGTGGTGGCGGAGCGGGGGCAGGCTTATCGCGATCTGCTGGAACGATTTTATCAGAAGCTTCCTTACGTCATTCAGTCACGATATTTTATCGCCAGTCACGCCGCCCCACCCCTCTCCCGCACCCCTTTCGAAGAGATCGTGGATATCGTCAACCATCCGACGCTGATGCATGAGTTGACATGGGGTCGGGTCATCCGGCCAAACAATCCGGTGGGTTATACAAAAAATGAAGTAAAAAGTTTTCGCAAAGAGATGTGCATCAGTCAGGAGCTGCCCTTTTTTGTCTCCCATTTTCCCCTCAGCGAGGACAAAACCTACTGGCAGGATATCATGGGGATCAAGAACCACCATATAGTCTTCAGCGGCAAGACCCACTCCTGCGCCATCGTCACCTTGACGGGCGGCAAAATGCGACCGTGTATCCTGGCCACGGAACCGCTGCTGGATTTCCTCAACGCTCTACCGGGGTAG
- a CDS encoding HlyC/CorC family transporter, with protein sequence METVLWLKLLLILVLIMGNAYFVGAEVAITGARRSKIKQLADLGNKAAMRVQELHMEPERFYSVTQIGITLVSLALGAIGMDTLVEVMGPGITALFSFFGGSASVAHTVAYLIAFAIISFLHVVGGELAPKILAFHKAETLAMAVSWSVNAQYLVYKPVIWAMNHASNFLLWTWGQKELIGQHGEHFSMTEEEIRTIISASEGAGVLHASEAKMITGVIDLEEHTVREAMVPRTDILALPHLATLRDALSIFKNEPHARFPVFEENLDKIVGVVAMKELLTQLAESSDPAEEASRPVSEFMHPPYIVPNSKSLISLLTDFKVSRQQMAVVVDEYGGTEGIITLEDILEEIVGEYADEFTPQHRRIKKTDTDQFVIDASMRVTDLETIVNCPFPQDGDYITLAGLVYKHLGRIPNTGDAVEVSGGRLEVMEMEHHRITKIRFTHKKGKESENGSGAADSHGGH encoded by the coding sequence ATGGAAACCGTTTTATGGCTGAAGTTGTTGTTGATTTTGGTTCTCATCATGGGGAACGCCTACTTCGTGGGCGCGGAAGTGGCCATCACGGGAGCCCGGCGCAGCAAGATCAAGCAGCTTGCGGATCTGGGCAACAAGGCGGCCATGCGGGTGCAAGAGCTGCACATGGAGCCGGAGCGCTTCTATTCGGTGACCCAGATCGGTATCACCCTGGTCTCCCTGGCTCTTGGCGCTATCGGCATGGACACCCTGGTTGAGGTTATGGGGCCCGGCATCACGGCGCTCTTTTCCTTTTTCGGGGGTTCGGCCTCCGTGGCGCACACTGTCGCTTACCTTATTGCCTTTGCCATCATCTCCTTCCTGCACGTGGTGGGGGGTGAACTGGCCCCCAAGATTCTGGCATTCCACAAGGCGGAAACCCTGGCCATGGCGGTCTCCTGGTCGGTCAACGCCCAGTATCTGGTCTACAAACCGGTCATCTGGGCCATGAACCACGCTTCCAATTTCCTGCTGTGGACCTGGGGTCAGAAAGAGCTGATCGGTCAGCACGGGGAACACTTCTCCATGACGGAAGAGGAGATCCGCACCATCATCTCCGCCAGCGAGGGCGCGGGGGTTCTGCACGCCAGCGAAGCCAAGATGATCACCGGAGTGATCGATCTGGAAGAGCATACCGTGCGCGAGGCCATGGTGCCGAGAACCGACATTCTGGCGCTGCCCCACCTGGCCACGTTGCGGGATGCCCTCAGCATCTTCAAGAACGAACCCCACGCCCGTTTTCCGGTTTTCGAGGAGAACCTGGACAAGATCGTGGGTGTGGTGGCCATGAAGGAGTTGTTGACCCAACTGGCGGAATCTTCCGACCCCGCCGAAGAGGCCAGCCGTCCCGTCAGCGAGTTCATGCACCCGCCCTACATTGTGCCCAACTCCAAGTCGTTGATCTCCCTTTTGACCGATTTCAAGGTCTCACGCCAGCAGATGGCCGTGGTGGTGGACGAGTACGGCGGTACCGAGGGCATCATCACCCTGGAAGACATTCTGGAAGAGATCGTGGGTGAATACGCCGACGAATTCACCCCTCAGCACCGCCGCATCAAGAAGACCGATACCGACCAGTTCGTCATCGATGCCTCCATGCGAGTGACCGATCTGGAGACCATCGTCAACTGTCCCTTCCCGCAGGACGGGGATTACATCACCCTGGCCGGTCTGGTTTACAAGCACCTGGGTCGCATTCCCAATACGGGCGACGCGGTGGAGGTGTCGGGTGGGCGACTGGAGGTGATGGAGATGGAACATCATCGCATCACCAAGATCCGCTTCACCCACAAGAAGGGCAAAGAGTCGGAAAATGGATCTGGAGCAGCGGATTCTCACGGCGGTCACTGA
- a CDS encoding DUF1640 domain-containing protein, producing MTVVVPFDTLAFVKELETAGVPPGQAEAQAKALSGVLQKVEESRLQELATKRDIEIAKVETIKWTAGMFAAQTALIIGAMFAMLKMNQPPPQPVAYHSTPAQEMRLPSPVQPAPVLPK from the coding sequence ATGACCGTTGTAGTCCCATTTGATACCCTGGCCTTCGTGAAGGAACTGGAAACAGCGGGGGTGCCCCCCGGCCAGGCGGAAGCCCAGGCCAAGGCCCTTTCCGGAGTTCTTCAGAAGGTGGAAGAATCCCGCCTTCAGGAACTGGCTACAAAGCGAGATATCGAAATTGCCAAGGTGGAAACCATCAAGTGGACAGCGGGCATGTTCGCCGCCCAGACTGCATTGATCATTGGTGCCATGTTCGCCATGTTGAAGATGAACCAGCCACCACCCCAGCCGGTTGCCTATCATTCCACCCCCGCCCAGGAAATGCGCCTGCCGTCTCCGGTCCAACCGGCACCCGTTCTGCCCAAGTAG
- a CDS encoding Trm112 family protein: MDKELLSLLVCPVCKGPLDFRKPEEELVCHNDALAFPVRDGIPVMLTDEARHLEESK; the protein is encoded by the coding sequence ATCGACAAAGAGTTGCTGTCCCTGTTGGTATGTCCGGTGTGCAAGGGGCCTCTGGATTTTCGCAAGCCGGAAGAGGAGCTGGTCTGCCATAACGACGCTCTGGCCTTCCCCGTTCGGGACGGCATTCCGGTGATGTTGACGGACGAAGCGCGTCATCTGGAGGAGTCGAAGTAA
- a CDS encoding tetratricopeptide repeat protein, with translation MVTNPLLLAEQAFASYALGDLPQALEYARQALIQGIRDVALLNLAGACHFQAGQVAEAEFFWRQALRFKPDYAEAANNLAILLKGQKRYDEAFQAYRQALVADGANAHSWFNLGNLMRESGRLAEAEAAYRQALTLQPGSPDFLLNLGILLQSANRSGEAEASFRQVLEHSPDHIEARLHLGLLLQQARRFPEAEALYRQALALQGDNAAIHTHLGNLLSAVKRYAEAEAALRQALLCSGNPVVSLCDLGNFLRKAQRFDEAEACFSQALSLDPDHPESLLNLGLLRLAEGRFTEGWPLYEARRHPDLRHKTHIDFQAPFARWQGESLSGKSLLMVPEQGFGDQIQLCRYAPLLKRRGVTQLTLACPACLQRLFQSLAGTDRLVIDDGKPLPVHDYWVFSGDLPGLLGSTLEAIPATLPYLRPPGGPSFLPEGRFRVGVVWKGNANHLNDASRSLPGLSTLTPLWSVTGVTFVSLQKGAGEEEIAAFEHPLVAMGERLTDFADTAEVVAQLDLVISVDTAVVHLSGALGKRCWVMLPAWSCDFRWMRGRADSPWYPEVLRLFRQKEPDDWAGVVAEVTAALRKLVAG, from the coding sequence ATGGTAACGAACCCGCTCCTTCTGGCTGAACAGGCCTTCGCGAGTTATGCCCTCGGCGACCTGCCCCAGGCACTGGAGTACGCCAGGCAGGCGCTGATCCAGGGCATACGCGATGTCGCCCTGCTGAATCTGGCGGGGGCGTGTCACTTTCAAGCCGGTCAAGTGGCCGAAGCGGAGTTCTTCTGGAGGCAGGCACTGCGCTTCAAACCCGATTACGCCGAGGCTGCCAACAATCTCGCCATCCTTCTGAAGGGGCAAAAACGCTACGATGAAGCCTTCCAGGCCTACCGGCAGGCTCTGGTGGCCGATGGGGCCAATGCCCACTCCTGGTTCAACCTGGGCAATCTGATGCGGGAGAGCGGGCGGCTTGCCGAAGCCGAAGCCGCCTACCGGCAAGCCTTGACCCTGCAACCCGGCTCTCCGGATTTTCTCCTCAACCTGGGCATCCTGCTGCAAAGCGCCAATCGTTCCGGGGAAGCCGAGGCCTCCTTTCGGCAGGTGTTGGAACACTCTCCCGATCACATCGAGGCCCGGCTTCATCTCGGGCTTCTGTTGCAGCAGGCCAGGCGGTTTCCGGAGGCCGAAGCCCTGTATCGGCAGGCACTGGCGCTGCAGGGGGACAACGCCGCCATTCATACCCATCTGGGCAACCTGCTGAGTGCGGTGAAACGCTATGCAGAGGCTGAAGCCGCTCTTCGGCAGGCATTGCTCTGTTCGGGAAATCCGGTGGTTTCGCTTTGCGACCTGGGCAATTTCCTGCGCAAGGCCCAACGTTTCGATGAGGCCGAAGCCTGTTTCAGCCAAGCCTTGAGCCTCGACCCCGACCACCCGGAAAGCCTCCTGAACCTCGGGCTGCTGCGGCTGGCCGAGGGACGTTTCACCGAAGGCTGGCCCCTCTATGAAGCCCGCCGCCATCCCGATCTCCGCCACAAAACCCACATCGATTTCCAGGCCCCTTTTGCCCGATGGCAAGGGGAGTCCCTGTCGGGCAAATCGCTGTTGATGGTGCCGGAACAGGGGTTCGGAGATCAGATTCAGCTCTGCCGGTATGCGCCGCTGCTCAAACGACGCGGCGTAACGCAACTCACTCTGGCCTGTCCGGCCTGTCTGCAGCGGCTTTTCCAGTCCCTGGCCGGAACGGACCGGTTGGTGATTGACGACGGGAAGCCGTTGCCTGTCCACGACTACTGGGTATTCAGCGGGGATCTTCCCGGCTTACTGGGCTCTACCCTGGAAGCCATTCCCGCGACGCTACCCTATCTGCGGCCTCCGGGCGGTCCGTCGTTTCTCCCGGAAGGTCGGTTCCGGGTGGGCGTGGTTTGGAAGGGCAATGCGAACCATCTCAACGATGCCAGCCGTTCCCTGCCGGGGCTTTCCACTCTGACGCCTCTTTGGTCCGTAACCGGAGTGACTTTCGTCAGTCTGCAAAAAGGAGCGGGAGAGGAGGAGATTGCCGCGTTTGAGCATCCTCTTGTTGCGATGGGGGAGCGCTTGACTGATTTTGCCGATACGGCGGAGGTTGTGGCCCAACTGGATCTGGTAATCTCGGTGGATACGGCGGTGGTTCACCTGAGCGGAGCCTTGGGCAAACGGTGTTGGGTGATGCTGCCGGCCTGGTCGTGTGATTTCCGCTGGATGCGGGGTCGTGCCGACTCACCCTGGTATCCGGAGGTGTTGCGTTTGTTTCGGCAGAAGGAGCCGGACGATTGGGCCGGAGTGGTGGCGGAGGTGACGGCAGCGTTGCGGAAGTTGGTTGCGGGATAG
- a CDS encoding methyltransferase domain-containing protein, with translation MSTAESYDAIPYDSFAVAETHPDHLAVMGRLHGVSTASPHQASVLELGCGNGANLIAMAFHLPGSRFVGIDLSSVQIAEGRAWIQAAGLENCELRCADLTDIAGDAGSFDYIVAHGLYSWVPEPVRQAILRLCARCLKPGGVVSISYNTLPGWRFKGVLRDYLRVECADIADPKRRVQVARKALSQLAAQLGNSVGPVARLMRQEAEGLLGRPDCYLFHEYLEAFNEPLLFETFVGQARSAGLAYMCDGDFGVSVPDAREMAWLDEIGDRVARGQREDFLTLRSFRQTLLCRADEARRDEPMLERLEELSFFARLEPVAPVDLLRGREQAFQRPGGERIGVVQPSVRAALVKLAEVFPDGLGFHALREEAFRRLGTLSGGDVLRMEAHFFGELAALVLRGGVGVTLREVVVPEKPLQASALVLSRLRQGVTHVATPRHQDLPLDAFQRALLPLLDGSRSRESLLSDMVAWVREDVSRLDGRAGSWPEARLMKAVGEKLRIGLNVLLRHGLIRE, from the coding sequence ATGTCAACGGCAGAGAGTTACGACGCCATTCCCTACGACAGCTTCGCGGTCGCCGAAACCCACCCGGACCATCTGGCGGTCATGGGTCGTCTCCACGGTGTGTCCACCGCCTCACCGCATCAGGCCTCCGTTCTGGAGCTGGGCTGCGGCAACGGGGCCAATCTCATTGCCATGGCTTTTCATCTTCCGGGCAGCCGCTTTGTGGGCATCGACCTTTCGTCCGTGCAGATTGCCGAGGGCAGGGCGTGGATTCAAGCGGCGGGGTTGGAAAATTGCGAGCTGCGTTGCGCCGATCTGACCGATATCGCCGGGGATGCGGGCTCCTTCGACTACATCGTGGCCCACGGCCTCTACTCCTGGGTGCCGGAGCCGGTTCGCCAGGCGATTTTGCGGCTTTGCGCCCGTTGCCTGAAACCGGGGGGCGTGGTCTCCATCAGCTACAACACCTTGCCGGGTTGGCGCTTCAAGGGAGTGTTGCGGGACTATCTGCGGGTGGAGTGCGCCGATATCGCCGATCCGAAGCGGCGTGTGCAAGTGGCCCGCAAGGCCTTGTCGCAACTGGCGGCGCAGCTCGGCAACTCCGTCGGCCCGGTGGCGCGACTGATGCGTCAGGAAGCGGAAGGGCTGCTGGGGCGACCGGACTGTTATCTCTTTCACGAATACCTGGAAGCGTTCAACGAGCCCTTGCTGTTCGAAACCTTCGTCGGTCAGGCCCGGAGTGCGGGATTGGCCTATATGTGCGACGGCGATTTTGGTGTTTCCGTCCCCGATGCACGGGAGATGGCCTGGCTCGACGAGATCGGCGATAGGGTGGCGCGAGGGCAGCGGGAGGATTTTCTCACCTTGCGCAGTTTTCGGCAGACGTTGCTGTGTCGGGCGGATGAGGCGCGGCGAGATGAGCCGATGCTGGAGCGTTTGGAGGAGCTGAGCTTTTTCGCCCGGTTGGAGCCGGTAGCGCCGGTTGATTTGCTGCGGGGTCGGGAGCAGGCGTTTCAGCGGCCCGGAGGGGAGCGCATCGGGGTGGTGCAACCATCGGTGCGGGCGGCCTTGGTGAAGCTGGCGGAGGTTTTCCCGGACGGGTTGGGTTTTCACGCCTTGCGGGAGGAGGCTTTCCGGCGCTTGGGGACGCTTTCGGGTGGGGATGTCCTGCGGATGGAGGCCCACTTTTTCGGGGAGTTGGCGGCGCTGGTGTTGCGGGGAGGGGTGGGGGTGACTTTACGGGAGGTGGTTGTGCCCGAAAAGCCGCTGCAGGCTTCGGCGTTGGTTTTGTCCAGGCTGCGCCAGGGGGTGACGCATGTGGCGACGCCGCGTCATCAGGATCTGCCGTTGGATGCGTTCCAGAGGGCGCTGTTGCCGCTGCTTGATGGCAGTCGTTCGCGGGAGTCGCTGCTTTCCGACATGGTGGCCTGGGTGAGGGAGGATGTTTCGCGACTGGACGGGCGAGCGGGCTCCTGGCCGGAGGCGCGGTTGATGAAGGCGGTGGGGGAAAAGCTGCGGATTGGGCTGAATGTGCTGTTGCGCCACGGGTTGATTCGGGAATAA